Proteins from a genomic interval of Lolium perenne isolate Kyuss_39 chromosome 1, Kyuss_2.0, whole genome shotgun sequence:
- the LOC127344266 gene encoding probable histone acetyltransferase HAC-like 3 isoform X2 produces MMARKSLRGVQQQHAQPTGFPVLKPYTQRAAVQMLQVQMLQLDNMDSDTSPVRRVVRNKIVHYLKTRQEFCNLHKHYLDEISKSIDEQLYKEAESQVEYMDLETVQVRLNAVLTRGSFHNSRNSWASSVALPTYNAEQYGMEVTDSNLQYGRAVPGSISPSLRARDISNDVFYPQGFAPNGHHKFPANFARSSAECLANTTVAPCLSGLPKCSPSLAGDFSGGVHTFHSKDHFRGDAHQVDSPQPSTSGSSSSFSAMCDRSANSTNDNRYSTGQVPLSLQYRECDEEVYTHSHPIEQPDQSNITPGAHDLSYIYDQSKMCQNIKGECELDECMQVNECSQVLDSQGFSTQKCSNLNTKLSHNQCRYMADSGNCGSIRERVGRAEPTSNSTVSKPTSPTSDESSGKHHPAKRLKINFPSPVHATKVEFPNQQLPAANEIASSETLQSETTELPTKSPSGCSLGDSNVVLGLTNEDMHSMDIVRFPETAVQAEEESCDVNGDAEMKDSKLSSVDQTAVGAGLSAMKKRGASILYALTADELRDHLRSLNQHICPSKVTTEELQSGLPDQNTCNLCGMERLLFEPPPRFCALCFKIINSTGSYYVHVENGNDKGSICAKCHHLSTAKSKYQKRFSYAETDAEPEWWVACDKCKAWQHQICALFNPKVVEEDAEYTCAKCLLKEKDSGYISLLESSTVLGALELPRTKLSDHIERRLLGRLEHERLQRASASGKSLEEVPGVDGLTVRVVSSAARVLQVQPRFRDFFKEGKYPGEFPYKSKAILLFQKNEGVDVCLFAMYVQEYGSASPSPNRRHVYLAYIDSVKYFRPEIKSASGEALRTFVYHEILIGYLDYCKKQGFVSCSIWACPSTKRDDYVLYCHPTSQKMPKSDKLRSWYQNLVKKAVKEGVVVERNTLYDFFLQPISECKANISAACLPYCENDFWPGEAERLLEKKDDKTSQKKETQVGRLLRVAKRDDRKGNLEDILLVHKLGEKMRTMKEDFIMLCLQHFCKHCHEPIVSGKSWVCTCCKNFHLCDQCHADELSAPQKDRHPATTKQKHTFLRIEEEPLPETDDGDPTMESKYFDSRIDFLKHCQDNQYQFDTLRRAKHSTMMILYNLHDSACSACHCTMDQRLAWRCLVCLGCKYCDSCYKQGGENLHIHKLKQTDSRCLLPNYTLQDYLEGLVHASKCFYDPHNCTFKLCIAVKKLFFHGARCGIRNQGGCQKCIFMWKLLLTHSKHCNDGECSVPRCRDIKVFMGNARLLTGARLASCELVTC; encoded by the exons ATGATGGCACGGAAAAGCCTGCGAGGGGTCCAGCAGCAGCATGCACAACCAACCGGCTTCCCCGTCCTAAAACCGTACACGCAACGCGCCGCAGTGCAGATGCTTCAAGTGCAGATGCTTCAGCTGGACAACATGGACTCAGACACTTCTCCGGTCCGTAGGGTCGTTCGGAATAAAAT TGTACACTACCTGAAAACAAGGCAGGAGTTCTGTAACTTGCACAAACATTATCTTGACGAAATTTCAAAAAGTATTGATGAGCAGCTTTATAAGGAGGCTGAATCGCAG GTGGAGTACATGGATCTTGAAACTGTACAAGTTAGGTTGAATGCTGTTCTCACTCGTGGATCATTTCACAACAGTAGAAATTCTTGGGCTTCTTCAGTGGCTTTACCCACATACAACGCAGAACAGTATGGGATGGAAGTTACAGATTCAAATTTACAGTATGGTAGAGCTGTTCCTGGTTCTATCAGTCCGTCCCTGCGTGCAAGAGACATATCAAATGATGTGTTTTATCCTCAGG GATTTGCACCAAATGGCCACCATAAGTTTCCTGCCAACTTTGCTCGTTCATCAGCTGAATGCTTAGCAAATACCACAGTTGCTCCATGTCTGTCAGGACTACCAAAATGCAGTCCCTCTCTTGCTGGGGATTTCAGTGGTGGGGTGCATACTTTCCATTCAAAGGACCATTTCCGAG GTGATGCTCATCAAGTTGATAGTCCACAGCCGTCGACCTCTGGTAGTTCCAGTTCTTTTTCTGCAATGTGTGATCGATCCGCAAATTCGACAAATGACAACCGATATTCCACTGGCCAAGTACCATTATCGCTACAATACAGAGAATGTGATGAGGAGGTGTATACGCATAGTCACCCAATAGAGCAGCCAGATCAGTCAAATATCACGCCTGGAGCCCATGACTTGTCTTATATCTATGACCAATCGAAAATGTGCCAGAACATCAAAGGAGAATGCGAACTTGACGAGTGCATGCAAGTGAATGAATGTAGCCAGGTATTGGACTCCCAAGGTTTCAGCACACAGAAATGCTCAAATTTGAACACCAAACTCAGCCATAATCAATGTCGCTACATGGCTGACTCTGGTAATTGTGGTTCTATTAGAGAGAGAGTGGGGAGAGCTGAACCGACATCAAATAGcactgtatccaagccaacttcgCCTACTTCAGATGAATCTTCTGGCAAGCATCATCCAGCAAAACGATTAAAGATTAATTTTCCCAGTCCTGTCCATGCCACTAAAGTAGAGTTTCCAAACCAGCAACTGCCTGCTGCCAATGAAATTGCATCTTCTGAAACATTACAGTCTGAAACCACAGAGTTACCTACAAAGTCACCCTCTGGCTGTTCCTTGGGGGACAGCAATGTTGTACTCGGACTAACCAacgaagatatgcatagcatggaCATTGTTAGATTTCCAGAGACTGCTGTACAAGCAGAAGAAGAATCATGTGATGTAAATGGTGATGCTGAGATGAAGGACTCTAAGCTTAGCTCAGTGGATCAAACAGCAGTTGGAGCTGGCTTAAGTGCAATGAAGAAAAGAGGGGCATCAATACTTTATGCTTTGACTGCTGATGAGCTTAGAGATCACCTGAGAAGTTTGAACCAGCATATTTGTCCG agCAAGGTGACGACGGAAGAACTCCAGTCTGGCTTGCCCGACCAAAATACATGCAATTTATGCGGGATGGAGAGGCTTCTTTTTGAACCGCCCCCACGGTTTTGTGCTCTCTGTTTTAAAATAATAAATTCGACTGGATCTTATTACGTTCATGTTGAAAATGGGAATGACAAGGGTTCAATATGTGCCAAATGTCACCATCTTAGTACTGCGAAATCTAAATATCAAAAGAGATTCAGTTATGCAGAAACAGATGCTGAGCCTGAATGG TGGGTAGCGTGCGATAAGTGCAAAGCTTGGCAGCACCAAATATGCGCTCTGTTTAACCCTAAGGTTGTGGAGGAGGATGCAGAATATACTTGTGCCAAATGTTTATTGAAGGAGAAGGATAGTGGATATATAAGTTTGCTGGAATCATCTACTGTTCTAGGAGCTCTGGAGTTACCAAGAACTAAACTGAGTGATCATATTGAACGAAGACTTTTAGGGCGGCTTGAGCACGAGCGGCTGCAGAGGGCAAGCGCTTCAGGAAAAAGTCTTGAAGAG GTACCTGGAGTTGATGGTCTTACTGTTAGAGTGGTTTCTTCAGCTGCGAGAGTACTTCAAGTCCAACCACGTTTTAGGGATTTTTTTAAAGAAGGAAAATATCCTGGGGAATTCCCGTACAAATCAAAG GCCATTCTCTTGTTTCAAAAGAATGAAGGTGTGGATGTTTGTCTATTCGCCATGTATGTGCAAGAGTATGGTTCTGCTAGCCCATCACCAAACCGAAGGCATGTTTATCTTGCATATATCGATTCTGTCAAGTACTTCAGGCCTGAAATCAAATCTGCAAGTGGGGAAGCTCTCCGTACCTTCGTGTACCATGAAATTTTG ATTGGGTATTTGGACTACTGCAAGAAACAAGGGTTTGTAAGCTGCTCCATATGGGCTTGCCCATCTACAAAGCGTGATGACTATGTTTTGTATTGTCATCCCACGTCACAGAAAATGCCAAAGTCTGACAAGCTTCGGAGCTG GTATCAGAACTTGGTCAAGAAGGCTGTTAAGGAGGGTGTAGTTGTGGAGCGAAATACCCTCTACGACTTCTTCCTTCAGCCTATCAGTGAATGCAAGGCCAATATCTCAGCAGCATGTTTGCCATACTGTGAGAACGATTTCTGGCCCGGGGAAGCAGAGAGACTCCTTGAGAAGAAAGATGACAAGACCTCACAGAAGAAAGAGACACAAGTAGGAAGGCTCCTACGGGTTGCCAAACGTGATGACAGGAAAGGAAACCTTGAGGATATCCTATTAGTGCACAAG CTTGGTGAAAAGATGCGTACAATGAAAGAAGACTTTATCATGCTTTGTCTTCAACACTTCTGCAAGCATTGCCACGAACCAATTGTGTCTGGTAAAAGTTGGGTTTGTACCTGCTGCAAAAACTTCCATCTTTGTGACCA ATGTCATGCAGATGAGCTAAGTGCTCCACAGAAGGACAGGCACCCAGCTACAACGAAACAAAAACATACATTTCTCAGA ATAGAGGAAGAACCTCTTCCAGAGACTGATGATGGAGATCCAACAATGGAAAGCAAGTATTTTGACAGCAGAATAGATTTCTTGAAGCACTGTCAAGATAACCAATACCAGTTTGATACACTCCGACGGGCAAAACACTCAACAATGATGATTCTTTATAATCTGCATGATTCAGCTTGTTCTGCTTGTCATTGTACCATGGATCAACGCTTGGCATGGCGATGCCTGGTTTGCCTTGGCTGCAAATATTGCGATTCATGCTATAAACAAGGGGGTGAAAATTTGCACATTCATAAACTTAAACAGACAGACAGTCGCTGCCTATTGCCAAACTACACTCTACAG GACTACCTTGAGGGTCTGGTACATGCATCAAAATGCTTCTATGATCCGCATAATTGCACTTTCAAACTTTGTATTGCGGTGAAGAAGTTGTTCTTCCATGGTGCACGATGTGGTATCCGTAACCAAGGAGGTTGCCAGAAGTGTATCTTCATGTGGAAACTTCTGCTCACCCATTCAAAACATTGTAATGACGGGGAATGCTCAGTTCCAAGATGCAG GGATATAAAGGTATTCATGGGCAATGCAAGATTGCTTACTGGAGCTAGACTAGCATCCTGTGAACTAGTTACTTGTTAA
- the LOC127344266 gene encoding probable histone acetyltransferase HAC-like 3 isoform X1 translates to MMARKSLRGVQQQHAQPTGFPVLKPYTQRAAVQMLQVQMLQLDNMDSDTSPVRRVVRNKIVHYLKTRQEFCNLHKHYLDEISKSIDEQLYKEAESQVEYMDLETVQVRLNAVLTRGSFHNSRNSWASSVALPTYNAEQYGMEVTDSNLQYGRAVPGSISPSLRARDISNDVFYPQGFAPNGHHKFPANFARSSAECLANTTVAPCLSGLPKCSPSLAGDFSGGVHTFHSKDHFRGDAHQVDSPQPSTSGSSSSFSAMCDRSANSTNDNRYSTGQVPLSLQYRECDEEVYTHSHPIEQPDQSNITPGAHDLSYIYDQSKMCQNIKGECELDECMQVNECSQVLDSQGFSTQKCSNLNTKLSHNQCRYMADSGNCGSIRERVGRAEPTSNSTVSKPTSPTSDESSGKHHPAKRLKINFPSPVHATKVEFPNQQLPAANEIASSETLQSETTELPTKSPSGCSLGDSNVVLGLTNEDMHSMDIVRFPETAVQAEEESCDVNGDAEMKDSKLSSVDQTAVGAGLSAMKKRGASILYALTADELRDHLRSLNQHICPSKVTTEELQSGLPDQNTCNLCGMERLLFEPPPRFCALCFKIINSTGSYYVHVENGNDKGSICAKCHHLSTAKSKYQKRFSYAETDAEPEWWVACDKCKAWQHQICALFNPKVVEEDAEYTCAKCLLKEKDSGYISLLESSTVLGALELPRTKLSDHIERRLLGRLEHERLQRASASGKSLEEVPGVDGLTVRVVSSAARVLQVQPRFRDFFKEGKYPGEFPYKSKAILLFQKNEGVDVCLFAMYVQEYGSASPSPNRRHVYLAYIDSVKYFRPEIKSASGEALRTFVYHEILIGYLDYCKKQGFVSCSIWACPSTKRDDYVLYCHPTSQKMPKSDKLRSWYQNLVKKAVKEGVVVERNTLYDFFLQPISECKANISAACLPYCENDFWPGEAERLLEKKDDKTSQKKETQVGRLLRVAKRDDRKGNLEDILLVHKLGEKMRTMKEDFIMLCLQHFCKHCHEPIVSGKSWVCTCCKNFHLCDQCHADELSAPQKDRHPATTKQKHTFLRIEEEPLPETDDGDPTMESKYFDSRIDFLKHCQDNQYQFDTLRRAKHSTMMILYNLHDSACSACHCTMDQRLAWRCLVCLGCKYCDSCYKQGGENLHIHKLKQTDSRCLLPNYTLQQDYLEGLVHASKCFYDPHNCTFKLCIAVKKLFFHGARCGIRNQGGCQKCIFMWKLLLTHSKHCNDGECSVPRCRDIKVFMGNARLLTGARLASCELVTC, encoded by the exons ATGATGGCACGGAAAAGCCTGCGAGGGGTCCAGCAGCAGCATGCACAACCAACCGGCTTCCCCGTCCTAAAACCGTACACGCAACGCGCCGCAGTGCAGATGCTTCAAGTGCAGATGCTTCAGCTGGACAACATGGACTCAGACACTTCTCCGGTCCGTAGGGTCGTTCGGAATAAAAT TGTACACTACCTGAAAACAAGGCAGGAGTTCTGTAACTTGCACAAACATTATCTTGACGAAATTTCAAAAAGTATTGATGAGCAGCTTTATAAGGAGGCTGAATCGCAG GTGGAGTACATGGATCTTGAAACTGTACAAGTTAGGTTGAATGCTGTTCTCACTCGTGGATCATTTCACAACAGTAGAAATTCTTGGGCTTCTTCAGTGGCTTTACCCACATACAACGCAGAACAGTATGGGATGGAAGTTACAGATTCAAATTTACAGTATGGTAGAGCTGTTCCTGGTTCTATCAGTCCGTCCCTGCGTGCAAGAGACATATCAAATGATGTGTTTTATCCTCAGG GATTTGCACCAAATGGCCACCATAAGTTTCCTGCCAACTTTGCTCGTTCATCAGCTGAATGCTTAGCAAATACCACAGTTGCTCCATGTCTGTCAGGACTACCAAAATGCAGTCCCTCTCTTGCTGGGGATTTCAGTGGTGGGGTGCATACTTTCCATTCAAAGGACCATTTCCGAG GTGATGCTCATCAAGTTGATAGTCCACAGCCGTCGACCTCTGGTAGTTCCAGTTCTTTTTCTGCAATGTGTGATCGATCCGCAAATTCGACAAATGACAACCGATATTCCACTGGCCAAGTACCATTATCGCTACAATACAGAGAATGTGATGAGGAGGTGTATACGCATAGTCACCCAATAGAGCAGCCAGATCAGTCAAATATCACGCCTGGAGCCCATGACTTGTCTTATATCTATGACCAATCGAAAATGTGCCAGAACATCAAAGGAGAATGCGAACTTGACGAGTGCATGCAAGTGAATGAATGTAGCCAGGTATTGGACTCCCAAGGTTTCAGCACACAGAAATGCTCAAATTTGAACACCAAACTCAGCCATAATCAATGTCGCTACATGGCTGACTCTGGTAATTGTGGTTCTATTAGAGAGAGAGTGGGGAGAGCTGAACCGACATCAAATAGcactgtatccaagccaacttcgCCTACTTCAGATGAATCTTCTGGCAAGCATCATCCAGCAAAACGATTAAAGATTAATTTTCCCAGTCCTGTCCATGCCACTAAAGTAGAGTTTCCAAACCAGCAACTGCCTGCTGCCAATGAAATTGCATCTTCTGAAACATTACAGTCTGAAACCACAGAGTTACCTACAAAGTCACCCTCTGGCTGTTCCTTGGGGGACAGCAATGTTGTACTCGGACTAACCAacgaagatatgcatagcatggaCATTGTTAGATTTCCAGAGACTGCTGTACAAGCAGAAGAAGAATCATGTGATGTAAATGGTGATGCTGAGATGAAGGACTCTAAGCTTAGCTCAGTGGATCAAACAGCAGTTGGAGCTGGCTTAAGTGCAATGAAGAAAAGAGGGGCATCAATACTTTATGCTTTGACTGCTGATGAGCTTAGAGATCACCTGAGAAGTTTGAACCAGCATATTTGTCCG agCAAGGTGACGACGGAAGAACTCCAGTCTGGCTTGCCCGACCAAAATACATGCAATTTATGCGGGATGGAGAGGCTTCTTTTTGAACCGCCCCCACGGTTTTGTGCTCTCTGTTTTAAAATAATAAATTCGACTGGATCTTATTACGTTCATGTTGAAAATGGGAATGACAAGGGTTCAATATGTGCCAAATGTCACCATCTTAGTACTGCGAAATCTAAATATCAAAAGAGATTCAGTTATGCAGAAACAGATGCTGAGCCTGAATGG TGGGTAGCGTGCGATAAGTGCAAAGCTTGGCAGCACCAAATATGCGCTCTGTTTAACCCTAAGGTTGTGGAGGAGGATGCAGAATATACTTGTGCCAAATGTTTATTGAAGGAGAAGGATAGTGGATATATAAGTTTGCTGGAATCATCTACTGTTCTAGGAGCTCTGGAGTTACCAAGAACTAAACTGAGTGATCATATTGAACGAAGACTTTTAGGGCGGCTTGAGCACGAGCGGCTGCAGAGGGCAAGCGCTTCAGGAAAAAGTCTTGAAGAG GTACCTGGAGTTGATGGTCTTACTGTTAGAGTGGTTTCTTCAGCTGCGAGAGTACTTCAAGTCCAACCACGTTTTAGGGATTTTTTTAAAGAAGGAAAATATCCTGGGGAATTCCCGTACAAATCAAAG GCCATTCTCTTGTTTCAAAAGAATGAAGGTGTGGATGTTTGTCTATTCGCCATGTATGTGCAAGAGTATGGTTCTGCTAGCCCATCACCAAACCGAAGGCATGTTTATCTTGCATATATCGATTCTGTCAAGTACTTCAGGCCTGAAATCAAATCTGCAAGTGGGGAAGCTCTCCGTACCTTCGTGTACCATGAAATTTTG ATTGGGTATTTGGACTACTGCAAGAAACAAGGGTTTGTAAGCTGCTCCATATGGGCTTGCCCATCTACAAAGCGTGATGACTATGTTTTGTATTGTCATCCCACGTCACAGAAAATGCCAAAGTCTGACAAGCTTCGGAGCTG GTATCAGAACTTGGTCAAGAAGGCTGTTAAGGAGGGTGTAGTTGTGGAGCGAAATACCCTCTACGACTTCTTCCTTCAGCCTATCAGTGAATGCAAGGCCAATATCTCAGCAGCATGTTTGCCATACTGTGAGAACGATTTCTGGCCCGGGGAAGCAGAGAGACTCCTTGAGAAGAAAGATGACAAGACCTCACAGAAGAAAGAGACACAAGTAGGAAGGCTCCTACGGGTTGCCAAACGTGATGACAGGAAAGGAAACCTTGAGGATATCCTATTAGTGCACAAG CTTGGTGAAAAGATGCGTACAATGAAAGAAGACTTTATCATGCTTTGTCTTCAACACTTCTGCAAGCATTGCCACGAACCAATTGTGTCTGGTAAAAGTTGGGTTTGTACCTGCTGCAAAAACTTCCATCTTTGTGACCA ATGTCATGCAGATGAGCTAAGTGCTCCACAGAAGGACAGGCACCCAGCTACAACGAAACAAAAACATACATTTCTCAGA ATAGAGGAAGAACCTCTTCCAGAGACTGATGATGGAGATCCAACAATGGAAAGCAAGTATTTTGACAGCAGAATAGATTTCTTGAAGCACTGTCAAGATAACCAATACCAGTTTGATACACTCCGACGGGCAAAACACTCAACAATGATGATTCTTTATAATCTGCATGATTCAGCTTGTTCTGCTTGTCATTGTACCATGGATCAACGCTTGGCATGGCGATGCCTGGTTTGCCTTGGCTGCAAATATTGCGATTCATGCTATAAACAAGGGGGTGAAAATTTGCACATTCATAAACTTAAACAGACAGACAGTCGCTGCCTATTGCCAAACTACACTCTACAG CAGGACTACCTTGAGGGTCTGGTACATGCATCAAAATGCTTCTATGATCCGCATAATTGCACTTTCAAACTTTGTATTGCGGTGAAGAAGTTGTTCTTCCATGGTGCACGATGTGGTATCCGTAACCAAGGAGGTTGCCAGAAGTGTATCTTCATGTGGAAACTTCTGCTCACCCATTCAAAACATTGTAATGACGGGGAATGCTCAGTTCCAAGATGCAG GGATATAAAGGTATTCATGGGCAATGCAAGATTGCTTACTGGAGCTAGACTAGCATCCTGTGAACTAGTTACTTGTTAA